The following proteins are encoded in a genomic region of Triticum dicoccoides isolate Atlit2015 ecotype Zavitan chromosome 1B, WEW_v2.0, whole genome shotgun sequence:
- the LOC119327256 gene encoding universal stress protein PHOS34-like encodes MAADGERWVGLAVDFSEGSRAALQWAADNLLRAGDNLLLLHVLKDPDYEQGETLLWEASGSPLIPLSEFSHPSTAKKYGVKPDAETLDMLNTIAKQKEVAVVSKVLFGDPREKLCQAIHDMPISCLVIGSRGLGKLKRVLLGSVSDYVVNNAACPVTVVKPASNHA; translated from the exons ATGGCTGCGGACGGCGAGAGGTGGGTGGGCCTGGCGGTGGACTTCTCGGAGGGGAGCCGCGCGGCGCTGCAGTGGGCGGCGGACAACCTGCTCCGCGCCGGCGACAACCTGCTCCTCCTGCACGTCCTCAAGGACCCCGACTACGAGCAGGGCGAGACCCTCCTCTGGGAGGCCTCCGGCTCCC CTTTGATCCCCCTCTCGGAGTTCTCTCACCCTTCAACTGCAAAGAAATATGGGGTGAAGCCTGATGCTGAAACACTTGACATGCTCAACACCATAGCTAAGCAGAAGGAG GTTGCTGTGGTTTCCAAAGTCCTGTTTGGAGATCCCCGCGAGAAGCTGTGCCAAGCCATCCATGACATGCCCATCAGCTGCCTGGTCATTGGGAGCAGGGGCCTTGGCAAGCTCAAGAG GGTGCTCTTGGGCAGCGTCAGCGATTACGTCGTGAACAACGCCGCCTGCCCGGTCACCGTTGTCAAGCCAGCGAGTAACCATGCCTGA